A single Molothrus aeneus isolate 106 chromosome 9, BPBGC_Maene_1.0, whole genome shotgun sequence DNA region contains:
- the DR1 gene encoding protein Dr1 — MASSSGNDDDLTIPRAAINKMIKETLPNVRVANDARELVVNCCTEFIHLISSEANEICNKSEKKTISPEHVIQALESLGFGSYISEVKEVLQECKTVALKRRKASSRLENLGIPEEELLRQQQELFAQARQQQAELAQQEWLQMQQAAQQAQLAAASASASNQAGSSQDEDDEDDI; from the exons ATGGCCTCGTCGTCCGGCAACGACGACGACCTCaccatccccagggctgccatcaACAAGATGATCAAAGAGACGCTGCCCAACGTCCGCGTGGCGAACGACGCCCGGGAGCTGGTGGTCAACTGCTGCACTGAGTTCATCCACCTCATCTCCTCCGAGGCCAACGAGATCTGCAACAAATCGGAGAAGAAAACTATCTCCCCGGAACACGTCATACAAG cGCTAGAAAGTTTGGGGTTTGGCTCCTATATCAGTGAAGTAAAAGAAGTCTTACAAGAATGCAAAACAGTAGCACTAAAGAGAAGAAAGGCCAGTTCACGCTTGGAGAACCTCGGCATTCCGGAAGAAGAGCTACTAAGGCAGCAACAGGAATTATTTGCACAA GCTAGACAACAGCAAGCAGaactggcacagcaggaatggcTACAGATGCAACAAGCAGCTCAACAGGCACAGCTCGCTGCTGCCTCAGCCAGTGCATCCAATCAGGCAGGATCTTCTcaggatgaagatgatgaagatgatATCTGA